A stretch of Natronococcus sp. CG52 DNA encodes these proteins:
- a CDS encoding NAD-dependent epimerase/dehydratase family protein: MDDALVIGGTRFIGRHLVEELLEYGYDVTIFNRGNHENPFADDDRVRRIEGDRTNDSALEAAASEADPDAVFDCVAYYPKDVQAATRIFDDCEAYVYISSGAAYANEEIPKREGETPLESYTTEQAVDDSGETYGPRKAEGDRAVFAAAERGVNAMAVRPCIVYGPRDYTERLDFWIDRVNRFDRVVVPGDGTNVWHRAYVEDVASALRIVAERGNAGEAYNVGDRRLVTLEEMVDVIAAELDTTVDVVTAGPRELEAGEIEPDDYVLYREYPHVLSTAKLADLGWESTPLEEAMARSVADFLESDRDGSDYDPGRENEERVLGILDTF; this comes from the coding sequence ATGGACGACGCACTCGTCATCGGCGGCACGCGCTTCATCGGTCGCCACCTCGTCGAGGAGTTACTCGAATACGGCTACGACGTGACGATCTTCAACCGCGGGAACCACGAGAACCCCTTCGCCGACGACGATCGGGTTCGGCGGATCGAAGGCGACCGGACGAACGACTCGGCGCTCGAGGCGGCCGCGAGCGAGGCTGACCCCGACGCCGTCTTCGACTGCGTCGCCTACTACCCGAAGGACGTCCAGGCGGCAACCCGGATCTTCGACGACTGCGAGGCGTACGTCTACATTTCGAGCGGTGCCGCCTACGCGAACGAGGAGATCCCCAAGCGAGAGGGAGAGACGCCGCTCGAGAGCTATACCACGGAACAGGCGGTCGACGACTCCGGCGAAACCTACGGCCCGCGCAAGGCCGAGGGTGACCGGGCCGTCTTCGCCGCCGCGGAGCGGGGCGTCAACGCCATGGCGGTGCGTCCGTGCATCGTCTACGGCCCCCGCGACTACACCGAGCGGCTGGACTTCTGGATCGACCGCGTGAACCGCTTCGACCGCGTCGTGGTTCCCGGCGACGGGACGAACGTCTGGCACCGCGCGTACGTCGAGGACGTCGCCAGCGCGCTCCGGATCGTCGCCGAGCGAGGCAACGCCGGCGAGGCCTACAACGTCGGTGATCGTCGACTGGTTACGCTCGAGGAGATGGTCGACGTCATTGCTGCCGAACTCGACACGACGGTCGACGTCGTCACCGCCGGGCCCCGCGAACTCGAGGCCGGCGAGATCGAACCCGACGACTACGTCCTCTACCGGGAGTACCCTCACGTCCTCTCGACCGCGAAGCTCGCCGACCTCGGGTGGGAGTCGACGCCGCTCGAGGAGGCGATGGCGCGCTCGGTCGCGGACTTCCTCGAGAGCGACCGCGACGGCAGCGACTACGACCCCGGACGGGAGAACGAAGAGCGCGTGCTCGGGATTCTGGACACGTTCTGA